cactataaataccacccagtcgaattggaggactgtgatagagcaaaaataaaaaataaaaaaaaataataagaaggcCATAATCaattagatgataataataataataataataataataataataataataataataataataataataataaagaattcccTAAAGCCACGTCgcacactatacataacacgaaaggaaggatgggagaggactacttagtatagaggactgcgtcaacatcgagaacagagcactggggcaatatctgaaaaaccagtgaagacgagtggctaaagagtgcatgggaagaaggactaatgaaagtagacgaagacccagatatatacagagacaggagaatgacagacagaacagaggactggcacaacaaaccaatgcacggacaatacatgagacagactaaagaactagccagcgatgacacatggcaatggctacagaggggagaactaaagaaggaaactgaaaggaatgataacagcggcgcaagatcaggccctaaagaaccagctatgttcaaagaacgatagacggaaataacatctctccatatgtaagaagtgcaatacgaaaaatgaaaccataaaccacatagcaagcgaatgcccgcacttgcacagaaccagtacaaaaagaggcatgattcagtggcaaaagcactccactggagcctgtgcaagaaacatcagctaccttgcagtaataagtggtacgagcaccaaccttagggagtgatagaaaacgatcacgcaaagatctctgggactaaggtatcaggacggatagggtgatacatcaAACAGacacagacgtgacgttgattgacaaagtcagaagaaagtatcactcattgatgtcgcaataccatgtttacaccagagttgaagagaaagagagggaaaaaatggataagtatcaagatctgaaaatagaaataagaaaggatatgggatatgccagtggaaatcgtacccataatcatagggagcactaggcacgatcccaagatccctgaaaaggaatctagaaaaactagaggatgaagtagctccaggactcatgcagaagagtgtgacctagaaacggcacacatagtaataaagtgatggactcctaaggaggcaagatgcaacccggaaccccacactataaataccacccagtcgaattggaggactgtgatagagcaaaaaataaaaaataaaaaaaataataagaaggcCATAATCAacttagatgataataataataataataataataataataataactaataataataataataataataataataataataatataaagaattcCCTAAAGCCACCTCGCACACTAGGCAAAATCTTATGAAGAGATAGGAGGtggaataaatatatcaaatgcaCGACACAAAAACTGACAAAGGTAGGAATTACGACACGTGGCTGTTAATGAGGCATAATGAGACCTGGTGCCAGGTGGGACTGATGGCACTGTTAGCTACAATTAACAACGTCACGAGGCCAttatgtcacagagagagagagagagagagagagagagagagagagagagagatggacgtaTTATATTCAAGGAAAGGCAAAGATACACCATTTTGAAATGTAACATTATCacacgactgagagagagagagagagagagagagagagagagagagagagagagagagagagagagaatgtatacactcacataataaggaaaataaaagtacCTCACTCAGCCCGGCAACTGTTTTTTTCATTCTGTctcaacaatataaaaaaaaaaaattatctccaagaaatatgtaaaaatataataaataaacaacaacaatggTCTCGTAAAAAGTCTTcgagaaatatataaaagaaaaatataatgaatagaataaaaatataaattaatcaataacaaaaataagtctTGTAAAGTCTTGCAGCATAATGAAATACTCAGCAGATGATGAGGTAAGACTCATAAATACCCAATTCATTTGGAAAATAACCGACTCATTGACTCATTGAATGAGTAACtcattaacttaaaatataactcAAGGGTACCGAAGTCTCAAACTCTTATCATGAGTTATGTGGGAATGCTCTGCTCATTAATCCTCTCTATCTAGGGAGTCTCAGGGGATTGGGAATGTGAGGAATTGGGAATGATGGGAATTAGGCATGTGGGATTTGGAGTGTGGGGGATTGGAATGTGGGGATTAGGAATGTAGGGGATTCGGAATGTGGGGATTCGGAATGTGGGGATTAGGAATGTGGGGAATAGGAATGTGGGGAATTAGGAATGTGGGGAATTATGAATGTGGGGATTAGGAATGTGGGGAGTTAGGAATTTGGGTGATTTGGAATTGGGATTCAGAATGTGGGCATTAAGAATGTTGAGAATTAGGAATGTGCGGATTGGGAATAAGGGGAATTAGGAATATGGATGATTGGGAATGTAGGGATTAGGAATGATGGGAATTAGGAATATGGATGATTGGGAATGTGGGGATGAGGAATGATAGGAATCAGGAATGATGGGAATTAGGAATATGGGGATTCAAAATGTTAAGAATTAGGAATGTGGGGATTTGGAAAGAGGGAATTAGGAATTTGAGGGATTTGGAATGTGGTAATTAGGAATTTGATGGATTTGGTATGTGGAGGGTTAGGAATGTGGAGGATTGGGAATATGGGGAATTAGGAATGTGGGGATTGAGAATGAAGATGATTGGGAATTATGGGAATTAAGAAAGTTGGAATTGGGAGTTTGGGCAATCGGAATGTAGGAATGAAGAATTAGGAATGTGGTGGATTGGGAGTGTGGGCAATGGGAAAGTGGGGGATGAGGTTTGTGGGGAATTACGAATGAGGGGAATTGGGAATGTAGGGATTTGAAACATGGGGAATTATTAATGTGGGAAATGAAAAATGTGAGGAATTACAAATAGGAATGTGAGGAACATGCCATGTTAGCTGGTATTGCAGAAacaatatatagagatatttaacatatattacatatatgtatgtatatatatatatatatatatatatatatgatatatacacacacacacacacacacacacacacacacacacacacacacacacacatatatatatatatatatatatatatatatatatataatatatatatatatatatatatactacaaaacaCCAGTTACAATCACAACAACATTTCTAATGATGCCATAACATCTGTCAAACAAATCGCATTTACcccagcaaaaaaaataaatcgccACAGCGACCCGTACACGCATTCCAGAATCGGGAATATTAAATTTCGGAATCTGTTATGATGAAGTTCGAAACGCGAATTAATTTGGGAATTTCATTTGTATCCGATCTTGGAGgaatatttgtttgattttttttttttttgcccgaaTTTGGGTCCAGTCAGCCAGACAGCAGTTAATAATTATAACCAGGTTTCCGTCATCAgtacattattgtttttttttttttttttttttcaaaagggaaAGGGTTCCATCATAGTAGTGCCCAAACTGAAACCGTATTATTTATGATTGCCGATTATGGTTAGGTCTCGGTAAATACATGCCTGTAAATACAtacatttctttaatatatatatatatatatattatatatatatatatatatatatatatatatatatatatatatatatatatatatatatatatactatatatatatatatatatatatatatatatatagtatgtatgcatatacgtattatgtacacatatatttatacatatcatcgAAAAACAATCACCAAGCAACCCATCCCCAAGATACAATgcaacacccacccacccatccacACACAAcacctgctcccccccccccccccccacccccccccccccaaaaaaaaaacaaaaaaaaaaaaaacatcgaaatACCCCAAAACCGAAAACTCGCCCATCTAGTTAAGAATCAACACAATTCCTGGCCTGCAATTTCCATTTGCAACTTATCAGACAATGGACCTTTTGTTTCCATTCAAAACCCCGTTTTTCCTGGAACGAACTTTCGgctgagaaagaagagagaaattggCCAACTCTGGGTTTTTGGGGCGAAGGGGGAAgggtgcgggggtgggggtgggatgggtgggggtagggggtggatgggtgggggagggggggtggtttGTTGCAAACTTGGACCCACCTCTGGAGTGGTTAGAATGGAGagaatctttttttcattttaaaatattgaaatgaaGATCATTTCTTATTAATATGAAGATTTATTAAATGTAGGGTGTTGTGggtgataaagagagagaaagagagagagaggagatatgtCTAGGCTTCAAAAGGTGACGATTATTTAATATTATGGGTAAAAGATATTTAAGGCGAacataattggagagagagagagagagcttttgtcaATATTTTGAAGAAAGATACCCTTTTAAAATTGCAAGGTTTTAGTGTTTTGGAGtctctgtgtgtgttttgtgtgtgtgtctctctctctctctctctctctctctctctctctctctctctctaagtttacCTGGATTACCTGTGttgctatggaggagttatggagttccatttgacaacgtctgtgtgtgtgtgtgtgtgtggtgagagagagagagagagagagagagagagagagagagagagagagtaattggtggttggatggttaacgactgtattggctgttggtgagttctggctgggttgtctgctggtagagataAGAGTTCTGTGCTTTGAGTGAGTTTTCAGTCAGCCTTTGGTGAAGAGCTGATGAGGTAGTGGTGTTGGAGGAGAGgctattgaaggcattggaagttgattgagttttgtgttttatttggtgttgttaagttagtgtttttgcttagagttgttgtgcctgtgctgttgtgattttttgtgttgtttgtgcagtggtctttcgTTGTTATATGTGAGGCTGTGTTCCtcggttggttgctgtgttgttgagttgtggttatgttccttggttagttgctgtgttgttgagttgtggttgtgttccttgattgttgttgtgttgttgagctgttgggttgtagtcctttgTGTTGTTGTGTcgtggttcttggtttttgttgttggtgtcccagtgaccttaaccagcacagcatagcccggagtaactggattgattggtaagtaaatgtgttttgagagtttttttgttttacgttTTGTGTAGTTGtcggtcaattgtcctgcttgtattctgtagtgttaAGAGGAAAGTGTTAAGAGGAAAgtgtgggtttggcagctggagtgattaggttaatgtggggagggttttgcccgctttttttctagcttgtgatcccgccacattgcCATATGACCCAAAACCACAAGCAAGCGAAGCTATCAAGCGCTTTCAAGCTATGTTGAAGCAAGAACTAAAAACGAAACACTTCTAAAAAAAATAGACCAAAAAAATGTTCGTGTGTTTTATTGCCATTTCCCTATGTGTTGGTCTTTCCACCTGGAATAATAGTTCTttagcccatctctctctctctctctctctctctctctctctctctctctgctgtgtgcTCTCACGCGCATGCGCTCCGGAAGAAAGTTCCAAAACGTTTACCTTACAGGTAACTGAATTTAGTGTCTGTATGTTTTAGACGTCGGGTCCTGTCCTGTTGATTTTTGGCGATTTTTTGGGGCGGTTATTGGAGCAAGAAATTGggttaaatttgaaatttttcttgtttcatttcaggaacaGAATGGACCTCACGTCATTCAgagtttttatgaatttcattacaGTTGAATATATTGTGTTGGAGTGTAGGTATATTTCAGTTTACGCAGATAGAATGTATAATTCGTTGCGCAAGCTGAATAGAAAATGTGATACCAGATTAACCTCTGGATGAAGgggcatttgaatatatatatatataatatatatatatatatatatataataatatatatatagatatatatatatatatatatatatatatatatatatacatatatatatatagatatatatatatatatatatatatatatatatatatatatatatatatatatatatatatatattatatatatatatatgtatatagtatatatatataatatatatatatatatatatatatatatatatatagatacttatatatgtatatatatatatatatatatatatataaatatatatatgtatatatatatatatatatatatatatatatatatatatatatatatatacttatatatgtatatatatatatatatatatatatatatatatatatatatatataatctcgctgaagcaagagagagagagagagagagagagagagagagagagagacgagagagagagagagagagatgaggtctAATTGTCTATGGGGTTT
This region of Macrobrachium nipponense isolate FS-2020 chromosome 25, ASM1510439v2, whole genome shotgun sequence genomic DNA includes:
- the LOC135199105 gene encoding protein kinase 4-like, whose translation is MLCWLRSLGHQQQQQHQQQQQQPRTTTPQPNTITPRTTTQQLNSTTTKDNNNTTTIKEHNHNSTTQQPTKEHNHNLTTQQPTEEHSLTYNNERPLHKQHKKSQQHRIQAGQLTDNYTKRKTKKLSKHIYLPINPVTPGYAVLVKVTGTPTTKTKNHDTTTQRTTTQQLNNTTTIKEHNHNSTTQQLTKEHNHNSTTQQPTEEHSLTYNNERPLHKQHKKSQQHRHNNSKQKH